tcatttgttaagAATTTAAACACTGTaatagatagttaaatttAACTTTACGAAAGAGTTTACAAAAAGTACTTCAAGAACGAGAAATTATCAATTGTCAAATCTAGACTAACCTATCAAAGAATTATCTCGGACAAGTAGTAGTTTTACTTGTATTGTATTTGCTTGCATGTGAAGAGATATGGTTATTTGATGATCTTAACTATATGGTAGGTATTATGGTGAATTATATTAAGAAATGTTTTcgtgaaaaatatatattcgtCACACATAGTCACATGTATGAAAGCCTAGTTGTAACCGCCCGCCCACTCTTTTCAAAACGTAATAGATTCGTTTGGAAGTTATAACTATGAAGACATCTTTTTTCTAGACTCGACAATATTAGCAATTTATTCGTCACCCATCTGcatgtaaatatataatggTCGCGTGTATtgacatattattatttgtcaaaatatatttgtgcATATGAACAAATGTATTACATAAGTCGGAAAAATAACAGTAAcgttagaaaaaatataaacgaaAATAAGATATGTCGCTTCATtaatatacttttctttttcccaccatcaaaatatatttagctAACTAATtcgatcattttttttttcttttttcaatcaACATTATAATAACATTAGcgtctttttctctttgattaaTTTGCAAATGTATAAGAGATTACATATGAGAAAATccatgaaaaaaaagaaacgaagcaaaaaaaaaaacataatgtaGTTTGTTGACAGGTTATTTTGGCCAGCAAATCTGCATATCTAATAGATTTTCTATACGTGGTttgtagacaaaaaaaaatacgaagCATTTTGCGGGAAAAAATCCAACTGAtttgaaagaataaaaaatcagCCATcagaataataataagaaattaaCTATACTATACTGCAAATAGCATGttgtgacaaaaagaaaacaaaaaagaagaatgacgTGCACGTAGTAGTAACAGTAATCACGAGTGATACAGAATAACCGAAGCCATGTGCTTTTCTGACAATATTTTGTTCTAACTACCCACATGAGTACCTATGGGTCCCCGCAGACTCGAAACGCTAACCAACATATTTCACATCGTCCATTTTCTCAACGGGCCTTATTTAGCCCATTCTCTCATTTTAAGCATTCACTGAGCACTCTTCCTTTATGAGATTCAACAACTCCAAACTATTATCGGGAAATTGCATGAACACTTTCGAAATGACTATTCagttttctctgtttactaCTCTTCTATCATTTGATGGGGACAAAATGAATACTTCATCAGTTCATCTTAAATATTacttttcttcaaattataataaacTCTTGATGTGGTGGTTGCAGTGTAGTTAAGGATTTGGAAActgcaaatcaaaatttttCTAGCCAACTCatattatgttattttataGATGCGTAAGCAGAGGTAAACGCATTTATTTACATCTCTCGTTCACAGCTTAGACTTGTATTATAAATAGTATATAACCGAGAAACAATACTTTGCTTACGCTTTTTGGAGATGACTCTCGAGTTACAAGTAACTTAAAATAGTATCATCTAGTGTAGTATGTGTCCATGTAACCTATCAATCCTAGCTTCTTCGGCATTTATGACTCGTTGATACAAAGACAAGGCGCGTTTTCGGATCAATGcgtcttatgtttttttccggAGCTACTTGTCAGTTTGGCTGTTGCATATTAGATATGTTCAGAAACAGTCAGCAAAACAAGACCAGTAATAACagagttttgaaaacaaatgaatgaTGAACAAACCGTTATTTACCCAAAAATATAGAGGATCATCGAAGACCGCAACATAAGGTAATGTTTCAGAAGAAGCGCCGTTGTTTTTTCCTCCAATCTGAGGCTTATAAGAAGCTTCCAAGATCTGGCTAACGTAGTAATCCGCAGGACTGCCTAATAGATTCCACTCAGCTAGTTGCTTAAGCTTTTGATCATTTAAGAAACTGAGATTGCTGAATTGTTGGTTCGGATCAGCCGATGTCCCGGGAATGCTACCGGTTTCTAGTTTTTGTAAGATATCTGAGCTTTTACTAAAGAGTCCTGAGTAATTTCCAAGAGCTGAACTTGCAGAACACGTTATGTCCTTGTACATGTGATGAAGCTGCAGATTagggtcttcttcttctataggAACATTCATGTTTTCATCGGTACGAACCCATGAGAAATTCTCAAGTTGTTGCTCCATCTCCATTCCGAAATCTATATCTATTTCAGTCTGCAACTGCATAAACACAATGTTTTGGCTCTATGTTTATACATATCTCAAAACATCTTTATAATGTCCAGAGTGATGAATCCTTACCTGGTTTTTGCATTGTGAGGACATAAGTTGTTGCTGCTGACGTTGCGGCATGCTCGCCTATAAGTCGTAATAAGATGCATAAGTTTTGTTAAATGAGACCTTAActcattatttgattatttgggAGGAAGATCATACCTTACGACCATAGATTTGAGCCAGAGATTGTCTTAGTGAATGTTCTAGTTGCTGCAAAACATCTACGCTGTCGATATTATCTACATCGGTCCAGTAGCTATCTCAAAAAACCATGTAACTCACAAATTAGaataccaaaaccaaaaggaaGATTTAACTGAAGTAGATAGAAGATATTTGCACCTTAGTCGTGTGTGTATATCTGATAATTGTGTTTGCAGAAACCTGATTTTTTCGCTAAGCACCTGAAAATTCCCGTGTCGCGAAACGAATTAGAAGATACTTCAGAATCATTTATTAACATCATAGTAGTTGTACATACCTCAACTGTTGGTGTactgtaaaagaaaacaaaaacgagTCACATTAGTAGTAATACACAACAACACTAAACAAgaacaaacagagaaagagttCAGAAAGAATCTCATATTCTTGATATAATATAACACACCTAATTCTGTCTAGAAACTTTGATATATCTATATCGTGGTTAGCTTTCATGAAAGTTTTCCTCAAGGCCTAAGatattatgaaaaagaaatagtatTAATGATAGTTTAGgagatgagaagagaagagagactaAACAGAGCCAAGAACCACTACTTACTTCAAGGTTTTCCAACTTCCTGTTCAAACGTAGACAAAAATCGAAGAAGTTATATGTTCAGTGTAATGTCAACGCAGAAAGATTCTAGATCCTAGAAATGTGTaaaagtgaagagaagaaacctcTTTGCTCTTTCTTGAGGAGAGAGTTGAGCAAACTTAGCAATGACTTCTCCAATGctaaacaaaacccaaaaaacagaacatcaAACTAAACAGAACAATGTGAAAGATACtttggtattaaaaaaaaagtgtgatcAGACCTGTGTTTGCCTATGCAAATTGAAGCCTTTCCCATGGGAGAAAACATGAGAAGCACAACATCTATGTCGCATAAGATCGATAACTCCTTAGCCTTTTTCATAATCCCATGTCTCCTTTTCGTATACGTACATTGACGTCCATTCATGTTCTGtagtttctttatctttagcTTCACTCTACCCATCCTGCATAACTTATGACCCACTCATATGAACAAAGAGAATACAACACACATTTTGAAACTAACAATGAGCAACACCAAGAATCAATGGAATAGCAAACGATACCCACTTGGCCACTTCAAAGATTCATACTTTTGTCAATAAAATCCccaagaaggaagagaaaactTACCTAatttaagacaaaacaaaactttccaTGAATCAGATGCTGAACATAAAAACTTTCCTtatgaggaagaaagaaaaaaagagagaaaaggacaacaaaaaaaaacagagcttttgGAAACGAAGAGAGATTGtgaaggagagagaagaaatagGTATTGATTGGGAGACCAAAAAAATCGGAAATTAGGGTTGGAAGCTAGAGACTAGGGAATTTGGGATCGTTTCCATTAATTTTCATCTGTTACTTCACAGAACAGAAACAACGACTTACccgctttctttttttattggacCACTCATTTGGGCTAACCACCAAAGTAAATCAGTTACTAGAAGCTACTAACCGACGTTTCACGTGTCAAGCTCATCGGGTTTCGTTTCCTAGGAATGTGGCACTTAGATCTGATGAGGATGGTGCCGTAACGGCGAACTAAGCACCTTACGGTTGAGAATCATACGGTCTACACGTGTTGattagttttatataaaccgttgtttcttttgttttatatttcacgtgtgttttttcttgaaCCATCTATGTTTTGTATAGTACATGCTTATTAGtatgttttgatgatttcagATATTTGgtaaaagagatttttaaaaaagaaaaaaattggttCATACTTTTAGAAAGTGTGATTAGAAACTGGATTTCTATGTTGGTGGGGGATTAATAAGCCTGTATTTGTCAACCAAGAAACTGAATTCGACTTAAACTTTTGTTGATCTCTCACTGTAGAGACATGTTTAATGATTTCGATTTGAACTCCAACGGttgcaaaacataaatacagTATATGGACATAGACAATAAAATCACGTATTATATAGAACCTTCGACGTGAGCGTCCTCTTCCAAGAGTGGGCGTATCCCGTATTCACCTATCTCCCAGTCGTCATTTAAGTTGAATTCGAACTCAAACAAAAGCTCTATGGATTCCACACCTC
This sequence is a window from Arabidopsis thaliana chromosome 1 sequence. Protein-coding genes within it:
- the AGL94 gene encoding AGAMOUS-like 94; the encoded protein is MKANHDIDISKFLDRISTPTVEVLSEKIRFLQTQLSDIHTRLSYWTDVDNIDSVDVLQQLEHSLRQSLAQIYGRKASMPQRQQQQLMSSQCKNQLQTEIDIDFGMEMEQQLENFSWVRTDENMNVPIEEEDPNLQLHHMYKDITCSASSALGNYSGLFSKSSDILQKLETGSIPGTSADPNQQFSNLSFLNDQKLKQLAEWNLLGSPADYYVSQILEASYKPQIGGKNNGASSETLPYVAVFDDPLYFWPN
- the AGL94 gene encoding AGAMOUS-like 94 (AGAMOUS-like 94 (AGL94); FUNCTIONS IN: DNA binding, sequence-specific DNA binding transcription factor activity; INVOLVED IN: regulation of transcription, DNA-dependent; LOCATED IN: nucleus; CONTAINS InterPro DOMAIN/s: Transcription factor, MADS-box (InterPro:IPR002100); BEST Arabidopsis thaliana protein match is: AGAMOUS-like 30 (TAIR:AT2G03060.2); Has 5894 Blast hits to 5894 proteins in 737 species: Archae - 0; Bacteria - 0; Metazoa - 613; Fungi - 292; Plants - 4926; Viruses - 0; Other Eukaryotes - 63 (source: NCBI BLink).) codes for the protein MGRVKLKIKKLQNMNGRQCTYTKRRHGIMKKAKELSILCDIDVVLLMFSPMGKASICIGKHSIGEVIAKFAQLSPQERAKRKLENLEALRKTFMKANHDIDISKFLDRISTPTVEVLSEKIRFLQTQLSDIHTRLSYWTDVDNIDSVDVLQQLEHSLRQSLAQIYGRKASMPQRQQQQLMSSQCKNQLQTEIDIDFGMEMEQQLENFSWVRTDENMNVPIEEEDPNLQLHHMYKDITCSASSALGNYSGLFSKSSDILQKLETGSIPGTSADPNQQFSNLSFLNDQKLKQLAEWNLLGSPADYYVSQILEASYKPQIGGKNNGASSETLPYVAVFDDPLYFWPN
- the AGL94 gene encoding AGAMOUS-like 94 yields the protein MGRVKLKIKKLQNMNGRQCTYTKRRHGIMKKAKELSILCDIDVVLLMFSPMGKASICIGKHSIGEVIAKFAQLSPQERAKRKLENLEALRKTFMKANHDIDISKFLDRISTPTVEVLSEKIRFLQTQLSDIHTRLSYWTDVDNIDSVDVLQQLEHSLRQSLAQIYGRKASMPQRQQQQLMSSQCKNQLQTEIDIDFGMEMEQQLENFSWVRTDENMNVPIEEEDPNLQLHHMYKDITCSASSALGNYSGLFSKSSDILQKLETGSIPGTSADPNQQFSNLSFLNDQKLKQLAEWNLLGSPADYYVSQILEASYKPQIGGKNNGASSETLPYVAVFDDPLYFWVNNGLFIIHLFSKLCYYWSCFADCF